A window of Choloepus didactylus isolate mChoDid1 chromosome 21, mChoDid1.pri, whole genome shotgun sequence contains these coding sequences:
- the METTL27 gene encoding LOW QUALITY PROTEIN: methyltransferase-like protein 27 (The sequence of the model RefSeq protein was modified relative to this genomic sequence to represent the inferred CDS: inserted 2 bases in 1 codon) — MAQEERASLSDVRARVGAAHGITDLALTLQFYDRWAPDYDQDVAALQYRAPRLAVDCLTQAFPGPPHTALILDVACGTGLVAAELQARGLLRLHGVDGSPEMLERARARGLYQHLSLCTLGQEPLPSPEGTFDAVLTVGALSDGQVPCSAVPELLRVTKPGGLVCLTTRTNPSNLRYKEALEATLDGLEQAGAWECLVTWPXWTGGSWPPLSSRWYPAALPVTASSLALSTCTESRKWPGSRG, encoded by the exons ATGGCGCAGGAGGAGCGCGCGAGCCTGTCCGATGTGCGGGCGCGGGTCGGGGCGGCGCACGGCATCACCGACCTGGCCCTCACACTCCAGTTCTATGACCGCTGGGCCCCGGATTACGACCAG GATGTGGCTGCCCTGCAGTACCGTGCCCCCCGCCTGGCAGTGGACTGCCTCACCCAAGCCTTTCCGGGCCCTCCCCACACTGCCCTGATCCTGGACGTGGCCTGTGGCACCGGCCTGGTGGCTGCCGAG ctgCAGGCTCGGGGCCTCCTTCGGCTCCACGGGGTGGATGGAAGCCCAGAGATGCTGGAACGGGCCCGGGCCCGTGGCCTCTACCAGCACCTCAGCCTCTGCACCCTCGGCCAGGAGCCTCTGCCCAGCCCTGAAG GGACCTTCGACGCAGTGCTGACAGTGGGGGCCCTCAGTGACGGCCAGGTGCCCTGCAGTGCAGTGCCCGAGCTCCTGCGAGTCACCAAGCCAG GTGGGCTGGTGTGTCTGACCACCAGGACCAACCCATCCAACCTTCGCTATAAGGAGGCACTGGAGGCCACCTTGGACGGGCTGGAGCAGGCTGGGGCGTGGGAATGCCTGGTGACATGGCC GTGGACCGGTGGGAGCTGGCCACCTCTGAGCTCGAGGTGGTACCCGGCGGCTCTGCCAGTGACGGCTTCATCTCTGGCATTGTCTACCTGTACCGAAAGCAGGAAGTGGCCCGGGTCGAGGGGATGA